TGGCTTCAGAAGGTCTGCCTCGCTCGCACTGGGGGCTCGAACCTACAGCAGGACAGAAGCGCTCCGATTAGTACTCAAGGAATACGGGGTTAATATAGACGCAGCAGGTGGACCGTCAGACCTTAAGGACCAGGTCTGATCCGAGGGCCCCTTTGACGTCGGTGATGCTGGCGCCCGCATCTTTGTATTGTTGGTCAGAGAACTTGGAGTCCTCGCCAGCTCCACTCTCCACCTTCACGCTGAAGCCTTGCTTGACCAGCGCCTCTACGCCGGCAGGTGACAGCGCCACGCGACGTTCATTTTGGAAGGTCTCCTTGGGGACGCCGACCACCAGCTCCTTGTACAGAACACCTAGAAATCAGATGAGAacacaaaacagtttttttttcttcaaattgtaattttaaaaaaatgcagcttgtgtatttttttttgggggggggggggggtttaataTACAGATTTGCTCAGTTATCGTGCcgcaaattaaaacaaacatgttcCAAAGTGGGCATGTCTGCATTTGTTACAGGGGTCACATACTGAAAAAGGAGGTTTGTGTATAAGACACTTATAAGAATGCTTAAACAATTCAACATGCTGTATGTCAACATATGCTaagcattttaaaagtaaaataataaatctCAGTCTGGGTTTATCGGTAATAAAGCAAAACGTTTTTAGTATTAGTgtgatatctttttttttttataataataaaaactacatGATGCCTTCcttataacatttaaaattttaattaatcaaagtcaaatttaaaaaaattttgtattttgggaCATTCAAATTTATCTACAGAATAAGTGTGAcatgttattttcttttacattaaaatttagTGTATTAGTGTAAAGTGTATTCatgtatatatttacattaaacATGTTCTACAATTTTATAGTAATAAAAAAGTGTGACCATTTGGAATTAAACTTTTTGGgccattaaaatttttatttattttgtcgtttaaaaaatttacttttttcttgtaagCCTTTGCTGCAGACCGcgattacttttattattattattgcacgTGGCAggccaataaaaaaatgtggctGAACTTTGGACACCATTGTTGTAGATGCACCGTCACCTTTTTTCTTCCatctgtgaattttttttttaggttttacaAACTCCTATTTCTGTATGTGTTAATTCccattagggctgggcaataaatagaattaatttgatagatcggcattttaaaaattgaatctttgaacattttctaaatcgtgaaatcaaattttgtcttttggattcttacaagctgttgttcttatgttgttacatttgaatgtttttgtggcagaatgctggattgATGCTTTACAATAGCTACTAACGACTTCATTGTGgcgtttaagaaaaaaaactatgactGTAAAGTTTATgtcaaaactaatttagaatcagtatacattattatacatttttttttaggcactTAGCGTAAAGTTCGAGAAACTCTAACGTACAGTACAATAAATAGCACTTTTTATACACAATACTGtagtcgtcccccccccccccaccacctcccCTTTCTCCAAGCACTAGCGTAAAGCTGCATGAATGGCTGAGACCAAGTGTCAGGTTAACATTTCTCACCATAAATGGCGCCGTGACCTCGCTACCATGGCGACACCATTAGCAGGTGATCGGCTCTCAGCCAGCGTGGCTTAGGCCTGCTCCGCTCCAGCACAGATAGCGGCGCATAAAAGTTGCAATGGAAAACTTGCACAACTCTACTTAAACATTTCGTTTCCAATACTTTGAGAGCGTGCAAATCGGATCCTCGGTTTATTTTTAGGTGAGAAGTGTCCAGGCAGCAATGTTTGTACAGGTCACCTTTATCTGACCTCTTACATGTTAGCAAGACAGAAAGCATGGCGGCAACTTTTCCATTGCTGGGGTTTCCTTGTCCACACTTCTAGTATTTTAGTCAGTGACTTTGTCCCTTCTTGCTCAAATCAGATTCAACTCACAGGCCTCTCTTCTGCACAGAAGCCTCGATATAGTATTTTTACTAAAGAATTTCTCATACCTTTATTGACCTTTTCTTCCCATAATGCAGGGAAGGTCCGAAAATTCCTCCTTGTTGGTATCTTGTGACGGACTCCTCGCTGGAGCAAAGTGAGAGACGAGCCGGAGATGCAGTGCAGGAGGGTCGACATGGCCACGGAGCGTCCGCCCGGAAACTCCTTCTGGGTCTGCCAAGCAAGAGTTCAGATTTGAAGTTAACACCAATTTGGCtgataaataacacaaataagCCTCGGTGGAACCGGCGGCGCACAGTCGCACCTTAGCTGTGTGTTCCAAGAGACCTAGCAGACGTAGCAAAGTGACATTTCAGCTTGACGGACAGGACgcgcgcgtgcgcacacacaaacagatcCCGGGCCTGATCTCTCACACACATTATGGCTCGTTCACGCGGTCTGGAATTATGACGGCACAGATGGAAAGTGTGCCAAGTGCGTTCTGGCTGGCGTGCGGGCAGGAAGCAGAGAAAGTTAGGCAGGGACGTCAAATGTTTTGAGGATGAAATGGGGGCATCTGAGGACAAACTGGTTCCAACACAAACATGCAATGTTTGCGGATAGTGGATTCGGAGAAAAGAGAGTGACCTAAAAAAGAGTGAGAAGGAGGCGTGAATTGAATGGAGTGGAAATGAGATGAATGGTGTTGAATGATTTTGAACTTGTTCTTTTACCACATGGCATTgtcaagcttaaaaaaaaatcttagcaataatatgttctctccactaacacacctgattcatgatcaggatcgttatcagtaggggtgggaatctctgaatgtctcacgattcgattcagaatcgattttcgattaagagccatttttgattcacaataatttgattgataatgatttttgcttcaatctatagatgtacaaggaattgtaatgatctactccagtctgactcgctaatgctcattaacgcgctactcgcggcactttcatcactcaaaacatcggctccacgctgcaaaaaaacaacttttatttaaataactagatcgtgactttttccttctactctccaatgtggctacaactcgaaccacactgcccctcagtggccaaaccgggtaaaacatgaacagcgctccaaatatataaaataatttaaataaaatcgattttgggacttttaaaatagattctgaatcgtactaaatgagaatcgattttttggcacacccctagttatcAGGCTTccgcaaagcttgctgatgagctgatcattagattcagctgcgctaaaggagggagacatgaaaaacaggctggataggggctctcgaggacaggacttggccacccctgcactaaagcaatattaaccagaatatcatatttagactagtggggctgcatagaacaattATTGTTTGGGTTGGCTCCCCCTTTAAGATTTACATTGGTGAAAAAAATcagggcaaaaaataaatacccttGGGAAGTTATATGCATTTGCATTCAGTCACACAGGATTCATAAAACAAAAGTGGGGTAGACACAAATGGCCAGCATCGAGCCCAGAAGGTTAAACCACTGAATGACATAATCAGATTCCATTGTGTTGCATTGATTCACCCACAAATAAAGTAGGTCTTCCGTATTATTGCCAGACTTGCCTTTTTTAAGGAATTCCACCGGGGTCAATAGTTCAACTTTAGCCTCAGAAGGAGTTACAGCCTGCCAGGCTGCCACTATCCACAGTCGACCCAAGCACCtggcacacgcatgcacactcTCATAAACGACTTTCCGCTGTCTGGATTGCGCCGGCGAGCGCCGCCAGCACTACTATTTATGGATAAATAGCAAAGCACGTGACTAGTTCTCATGACCAGTGACCACCTTGGGAGCAGAAGAGCTCAGCACGTTGCAGACGCCACTTAAATACTGCCGGAGAATCGAATTAAAGGTTTAGCGTCAATCAAAACCCAGACAAGAGACTTGAGGACACTTGCAttacacacactttttaaactTGAGCAAATATTTGTCTACATTTTACTAAAGTATTtctgtctctttttttaagACTTGCATTTCTTTTTCGGTACACTTGGGGCCAATGTTGGCCAATGACGAagattcttattattttttaatattattattattttttagagatTAGTGTAAATAAAAGTAATGATGAAATACATTCTCAATGCGGACACTATTCGTATTTAAGGATTTTGGTGCTTCTGCAGTTTTATTGTTATGGTCGCAGAACGGAAGTCAGAAACAGGAAAACGTAGTTGACCACATGGATATTGTAAACATGACTTCTTCTGACCAACTCGCCGCGTGTGCCGTGTAGTTGTATTATAATACGATACGGAAATTATATACACGTACACGAGTTTATTTGTATGTAGCAgaatggttgtttttaattcGTAACTGCTAGCTAATAGCATAGCTAACACTGGAGCTGTACGAGCGTATGTATTCAATCCCCGGATGGTAAAACTGGTCATGCAAGCAATATTTACTTGATGATGACGCCTCTGAAGCTGTTGTCAGTCGAACCATCAGATCGGGGCTCGCAGAGATGCAGGCTGGGTCCAGGTTTGATGTCAGCGCTGGGCTTGAGCGTGGGCTCCCCGGTGATGGTGTCCCTTCCCGGTGGAAGCTGCCTGTGCACCGCGTGGCCCAGGCATGACCTGGCTGAGGGCTTCCTGCAGGTGGACACGAAGTGTTGCTCTCTTCATCTCGTCAGGCATCCCCCCCTCACGCCTCACACCCTGGATCCCGAGCAAGTCACACCCGTCCCGTGTCCCAAACTGAAAGGAATGAAGATAAGCGTGGTCGTCCGAAGTGTTGACTTCAAGAGAAACACCTCACCTCGTTTTGTTCACGAGCTTGTGAAAGACATGCTGAAAGGTGCCTTAGTACATACGGAACATGTCATAAACCTGGAGGATTTCAATACGGTCATTCGATATGTTGTCATTACAAACATCTATCCGGATTCTAACACAGCCGGACTCGTCACTTCCAAAACTAGTGTGGAGATTTCTGACATCCAAACTGTCAGGCACTTCGAGAGCCATCTGCAGGGGCAGGTCACTGTGCCCCTCGGGGGCCTGGAGGAGGTCAGCGTGCATGAATTTGAATGAAGAATGTTctttcatagcattttttttttttagtacaattaatttaaacccaaactaaaatatttttcccccaatgCACCCTAGGTGAGCGCATCTCTAAGAGAGATGCTGCAGCTGCCGCTTCTCTATCCAGGCACCCTGGATTCTCTTGGGGTGTCGTGTCCTAGAGGTGTGCTGCTGGTCGGGCCGCCAGGTGTTGGAAAGACACAGCTGGTACGCAAAGTGGTTGGAGAAGTGGGAGCCAGCCTTGTGGTGGTCAGAGGgccagaggtaaaaaaaaaaattaaacctcTATCTACATTATCTGTAAGTCCACCTTTCCGTCTTAATTACGGAATGGAATGTTCCAGGTTGTGCGTTCCCGCCCGGGTGAAAGCGAGGAGGTGTTGCGAGGCGTGTTCACGCAGGCTCGCGCTGCGGCAGAGGAGGGTCCATGTGTTCTCTTCTTGGACGAGCTGGACTCTCTTTTCCCGAGAAGAAGCGGTACGTCCGCCCCGGAGAACCGCCTGGTGGCTCAGCTCCTCACGCTGATGGACGGGGTGGACCGTTCGGATCGCTTCCTCGTCATCGGTGCCACCAACCGCCCGGACAGCTTAGACCCGGCCCTGCGCAGGCCTGGAAGATTTGAcagagaagtaaaaaaatatatatcaacaCTAATGAATGTGTGAATCGTcacaaacatgttttaaaaaaatcatcttcATCTTTAGGTTATTATTGGGCCTCCTACCTTGTGCCAGAGAGCAGCCATCTTGTCTGTTCTGTCTGAGAAGATGCCGATGTGTCCCAATGTGGATATGACGGAGCTGGCACAGAGAACCACAGGTTATGTCGGGTCAGACCTCAGCGCACTTTGCAGGGAGGCCGCCATGCACGCTATGCGGGAAAACGTAAAGGTGAAGCAAGTGATGCatcatatattattatatattaccGTTTTAGTGTTTTACTACAATCTTTTGGCAAATTTTCACCATTTTGTCTCTATTCTACTTTATTTGATGCACATCTATCTTTTATTTGCAATCCCATGGTTGGTTCATcaggacaattaaaaaaatgttcattgaaaacaataaaatgttgagCTGCCTGGTTGTCATCTTTTCACGCAGAGTTCAGGGGAGCAGATGGTGGCATTGAAACATTTCCTTGAGGCTCTGAAGTCGGTCCGGCCGTCCTGCCTGCGGAGCAGCCTTGGCCGGACGGACCTCGCTCCTGTGGCCTGGGAGCAGATTGGAGGTCTTGATGACATCAAACTGAAACTGAGACaggtgagattaaaaaaaaacaaaaaacttttcatAGTGATTATATCATGCAGTGGTTTACACACTCTCCAGGCACTTCCAATACAAAAGCCAGATTGAAAGGTCTGCCTTTAAAATACATGACACTGGTCAAGTTAGAACTTCTAGATGAACAAGAAAATCATCTCAATACTTTTACTGTAATTGGTAACGGAATGAATCCACAGTTAATATAGTTGACCATTTTGATCAATACTCGCATCTTGGTGATGAAAAGTGTCCGTTTTTGGTTAACACTGACAGCATTGCTACTGCAACTGGCAAGAGCGTCTCACTGGGTGTGAAGTAgggttgggaatctttgaatgtctcacgattcgattccgatttttgggtctacgattcgattcaaaatcgtttttcgattaagaacgattttagattcaaaatgatttgattgacaatgatttttgcttgaatctatagatgtgcatgGAATCgaaatgatctactccagtctgactcgttaatgctaattagcgcgctactcgcagcactttcatcactcaaaagaacggctccacactgcaaaaaaaaacaaaaaacttttattggaataacttgatcgtgactttttcgggtacaacatgaacagcgctccaaataatgGCACACAAAGACGAGGcaatatgaaataatttaaataaaatcgatttggggacatttaaaatcgattctgaatcgtactactTAAGAAGAAtgacgattcttatgagaatcaatttttttggacACACTCCAAGTGTGAAGCATTTGAAAGCTGCATTCTGGCTTTTAGTCAGCAGATGGCATCTTAACCCTAGTGTGTCCCCTAGAAAATTTAGAGCGATGTAGGACCATTCACTCCAGCAGTAAGCACTTTCTAAAATGTTGGGTTGCCTTATTTAGTAATGTGTGTGGGGTCAATTGAACTAAACTGATTATACCACTTAAGTGTAATCTAGGGACTCGATTATACCATTTCAGTATTTATGGGTGTAGATTGTGCCACTTCACTGTTACAGTTTATTTTTCCATGCAATTTAGTAAGGTAAGCAACATTTTAGAAACTGCTCTTACttacttcctgtgtggagttttgaTGTTCAAATGCCCAAAGGAGACAAAGGgtatataaaatggatggattgatagtTTATGTGCTCATACTTGACATCAACCTAATATTTCCTGCTTCCATTTTGTGCTATGCTCTGCTTTTGTCTGTTTATGCATTGAAAGTTTTGAGAAAATCTAGACGACATCCAGCTCAGGAGcctagatgggtgtgacaatcagtggtactttaaatCCAGTGGGATACATCACAGATgtctaaaaaaatgtcagaaaaaaaaaatattacaatatcataggaaaatgtgtttttatttcagtaattcaattcaaaaacaGAAACTTGTGTATTATTCTGATTCATTAAACACAGGAATTTCTTGAGATGATCCATTTTAGCTCTAAGTTGTAAACATCAAAATGAtaccaaatcttttttttttttaacgtttttattcatctcaggaggcggccattttgccacttgctgttgagggaaaatgacatcacagttgctcaggtctcaagttacaaccaatcacagcgcagcttcagaaaacaggcgagctgtgattggtcgtttgcTGAGCAACcaccgtgatgtcatcttcagtcgacagcaagtggcaaaatggccgccccctgagatgaataaaaacggctggatttttacATCTGCTCTAAATGTGCAATGAAAAGATGACTAATAATAGCGTGGGAaaagcactttttgtttttgttttccattcattGCGTGTTCCTCTGTGTGTGAACGCGAAGTGTATCGAGTGGCCAATGATGTACCCCGAAGCCTTCTCCCGCCTGGGTCTGCGTCGCCCCCGTGGCGTCCTTCTCTACGGGCCTCCGGGTTGCGCCAAGACAACGCTGGTCCGCGCTGCAGCCTCGGCCTCAAATTGCACCTTCCTGTCCGTCAGTGGCGCTGACCTCTACTCGCCCTACGTGGGAGACTCGGAGAAGGCTTTGTCACAGGTGCTTTTTGTCTTCGCCATCTTTTCGTGGGGTTTCGTCTACAAACTCACCCGCGGCGTTTCAGCTGTTTAGCCAAGCGCGGGCCTGCGCTCCCTGCATCCTTTTCCTGGATGAGATCGACTCTGTGATGGGCTCGCGGCGCAACGGTCAGGCGCTTAACAGCGTTCAGACCCGACTCTTGTCCGTGCTCCTCAACGAGATGGACGGCGTCGGTCTGAAGACGCTGGAAAGGAGGGGGACGCAGAAGATCCTCCAGGCGGTGGGAGGAGGGGAGCATCATACACCAGAACAGGTTAAACCACATGAACACTACAATGTATGTGTGAAGTTGTTTCtccagtctttttttattttgccattaaATCGGTTCCTGTTTACACTCAAGATAAACAATTTGTTAAGCATTTCATGACgaagatattttttatttgacatcaGTGTCCTGCTAGTATACATTTGTGCTCTTTGACAGACGGACAGCCAGGAAGTGTGCAACAAAGACGTGCTGGTCGTAGCTGCCACAAACAGACTTGACTGTTTGGACAGCGCCCTCTTGAGGCCTGGCAGACTGGACCACATTCTCTATGTGCCGCCACCGGACCAACAGGTGAGttagagcagtggtccccaaccaccgggccgcggcccggtaccgggccgtgggtcatttggtaccgaaagaaaaaaaattgcattatttttttatttttttcgaaattatgttttattttgaaaagtggccggattctgtctgttacatccgtctcacttgacaactctgttgttggtgcgacgttatggacaccgttaataaagttgcacatgattacacagtagatttacgttcattattattatagagaaaataccacagtttttttcttgtcattttattttgtctttatcagctaaacctttagattgggccgtgaaaatattgtcagacattaaaccggttgtcagacattaaaccggtccgtggcacagaaaaggttggggaccactgagtTAGAGGACATACCCActtatgttgtttctaacctttattacaaaattctaggtttttatactcgttaacaaaagtgggaaaaaaaaattgaactaataaaaatagttaaaataattttttgacgtttatagccgtcaatggcagtgaatgattttattttattttttgaagaaaaaattattaaaaattcggggtgtcaggcgattacaatttttaatcgtaaataatcgcatgacttcactagttgccataaattcataaaaaaaaaaaatcaatatatattattaaaaaattaagggcaagaggagattacattttttaattgtaattaatcgcatgatttcactagttaactcacgattaatcacaagtttcatatctgttctaaatctacaataaaaatttttagaagttttcatactcttaaaaaataaaatattaaactgataaaaatagttcaaataaaatgttgacgtttatagccgtaaatggcagtgaatgagttaatatatagtTTTCTCATTAATTTGTCTTTCCCTAGAGAACTTACAAGTTGTGGACTGATAAATGTGAGTTGTCTTGTGTTTAGGCCCGCCTCACCATTCTGAAGGTGTGCACAAAGTCAATGCCCGTGGCTGCAGATGTGCGTTTGGAGGAGCTAGCTGCCAGGACACATTTCTACTCTGGAGCGGACCTGGAAAATCTTTGTAAAGAGGTCATCGAAAGCATTTCACTTCTCAAGTCTCAGCTCAGactaaaaatgtagaattgTCTCGAAAGCGGCACCAATCTGAAAACTCGTGTTTTTGTGTCGCAGGCTGCTTTGTTGGCGTTAGAAGAAAACATGGAGGCGTCTAGTATCAAACACGTGCACTTCCTGCAGTCCCTCAAGAAAACCAAGTCGTCTCTCACAGCCCAGCAAATCCAAACATACCAGATAACatc
This portion of the Vanacampus margaritifer isolate UIUO_Vmar chromosome 4, RoL_Vmar_1.0, whole genome shotgun sequence genome encodes:
- the afg2b gene encoding ATPase family gene 2 protein homolog B isoform X2; translation: MMTPLKLLSVEPSDRGSQRCRLGPGLMSALGLSVGSPVMVSLPGGSCLCTAWPRHDLAEGFLQVDTKCCSLHLVRHPPLTPHTLDPEQVTPVPCPKLKGMKISVVVRSVDFKRNTSPRFVHELVKDMLKAGLVTSKTSVEISDIQTVRHFESHLQGQVTVPLGGLEEVSASLREMLQLPLLYPGTLDSLGVSCPRGVLLVGPPGVGKTQLVRKVVGEVGASLVVVRGPEVVRSRPGESEEVLRGVFTQARAAAEEGPCVLFLDELDSLFPRRSGTSAPENRLVAQLLTLMDGVDRSDRFLVIGATNRPDSLDPALRRPGRFDREVIIGPPTLCQRAAILSVLSEKMPMCPNVDMTELAQRTTGYVGSDLSALCREAAMHAMRENVKSSGEQMVALKHFLEALKSVRPSCLRSSLGRTDLAPVAWEQIGGLDDIKLKLRQCIEWPMMYPEAFSRLGLRRPRGVLLYGPPGCAKTTLVRAAASASNCTFLSVSGADLYSPYVGDSEKALSQLFSQARACAPCILFLDEIDSVMGSRRNGQALNSVQTRLLSVLLNEMDGVGLKTLERRGTQKILQAVGGGEHHTPEQTDSQEVCNKDVLVVAATNRLDCLDSALLRPGRLDHILYVPPPDQQARLTILKVCTKSMPVAADVRLEELAARTHFYSGADLENLCKEAALLALEENMEASSIKHVHFLQSLKKTKSSLTAQQIQTYQITSH
- the afg2b gene encoding ATPase family gene 2 protein homolog B isoform X1 — encoded protein: MMTPLKLLSVEPSDRGSQRCRLGPGLMSALGLSVGSPVMVSLPGGSCLCTAWPRHDLAEGFLQVDTKCCSLHLVRHPPLTPHTLDPEQVTPVPCPKLKGMKISVVVRSVDFKRNTSPRFVHELVKDMLKGALVHTEHVINLEDFNTVIRYVVITNIYPDSNTAGLVTSKTSVEISDIQTVRHFESHLQGQVTVPLGGLEEVSASLREMLQLPLLYPGTLDSLGVSCPRGVLLVGPPGVGKTQLVRKVVGEVGASLVVVRGPEVVRSRPGESEEVLRGVFTQARAAAEEGPCVLFLDELDSLFPRRSGTSAPENRLVAQLLTLMDGVDRSDRFLVIGATNRPDSLDPALRRPGRFDREVIIGPPTLCQRAAILSVLSEKMPMCPNVDMTELAQRTTGYVGSDLSALCREAAMHAMRENVKSSGEQMVALKHFLEALKSVRPSCLRSSLGRTDLAPVAWEQIGGLDDIKLKLRQCIEWPMMYPEAFSRLGLRRPRGVLLYGPPGCAKTTLVRAAASASNCTFLSVSGADLYSPYVGDSEKALSQLFSQARACAPCILFLDEIDSVMGSRRNGQALNSVQTRLLSVLLNEMDGVGLKTLERRGTQKILQAVGGGEHHTPEQTDSQEVCNKDVLVVAATNRLDCLDSALLRPGRLDHILYVPPPDQQARLTILKVCTKSMPVAADVRLEELAARTHFYSGADLENLCKEAALLALEENMEASSIKHVHFLQSLKKTKSSLTAQQIQTYQITSH